From Halapricum desulfuricans, a single genomic window includes:
- a CDS encoding rhodanese-like domain-containing protein, giving the protein MDGEISASELSDLLDSDVDVEIVDIRQPVAFERGHIPGSRNLPFSRLIDRIDELDADADRIVTVCPHGESSVQAARLITSYEGVTDTPVASLAGGLEGWDGPIKRGERDR; this is encoded by the coding sequence ATGGATGGCGAAATCAGCGCGTCGGAACTCTCGGATCTGCTCGATTCCGACGTTGACGTCGAGATCGTCGATATCCGACAGCCCGTTGCCTTCGAGCGCGGACACATCCCGGGTAGCAGGAACCTGCCCTTTAGCCGACTCATCGACCGTATCGACGAACTAGACGCCGACGCCGACCGGATCGTCACCGTCTGTCCCCACGGCGAATCCAGCGTGCAGGCCGCCCGTTTGATCACCTCCTACGAAGGGGTCACAGACACGCCAGTCGCGAGCCTCGCCGGCGGCCTGGAAGGATGGGACGGCCCGATCAAGCGCGGCGAACGAGATCGCTGA
- a CDS encoding NUDIX hydrolase, whose translation MSDERHDWPVVESRTEYETGWYTGGYDLVEQPDGSRKRYYWAELPAAAVVVPVTDDTVVMVEQYRPAIGEHCLELPAGIVEDGESFTTAGARELREETGFDPSGTALLETFWTATGVLRHKRGIVFAEGLEPVEPSYDDNEFLEVRPVPIEEALERARESPANDATIEGLLLAKEEGVL comes from the coding sequence ATGAGCGACGAACGCCACGACTGGCCGGTCGTCGAATCACGGACCGAGTACGAGACCGGCTGGTACACCGGCGGCTACGACCTGGTCGAACAGCCCGACGGCTCGCGGAAGCGCTACTACTGGGCGGAGTTGCCCGCCGCCGCGGTCGTCGTGCCCGTGACCGACGACACCGTCGTGATGGTCGAACAGTACCGACCCGCGATCGGCGAGCACTGTCTGGAACTCCCCGCCGGTATCGTCGAGGACGGCGAGTCGTTCACGACCGCCGGCGCGCGCGAACTCCGCGAGGAGACCGGGTTCGATCCGTCCGGCACCGCACTGCTGGAGACGTTCTGGACGGCGACGGGCGTCCTCCGGCACAAACGCGGGATCGTCTTCGCCGAGGGGCTGGAACCGGTCGAACCCAGCTACGACGACAACGAGTTCCTCGAAGTGCGCCCCGTCCCGATCGAAGAAGCGCTGGAGCGAGCCCGGGAATCGCCCGCCAACGACGCGACCATCGAAGGGTTGCTGCTCGCGAAAGAGGAAGGGGTGCTGTAG
- a CDS encoding ABC transporter permease, producing the protein MSLRALLRKELRWSKHNVAALVVLLLVLPATAGYASVTFQHVIPQEAPVAVVPESEATDDGSLELVDAATVTFAQPVRYDSEAAAMDALHREEVYAVVTVPPGVLNDSQESQLNLTVEGSMVLFDQPSNAMVSVLNYRLQSGASTSITVERHVIGQSRSLSEYLIPILLVATLTLFAFTYVPYNLASESRAIQRIRTDSSLESLVAAKLLYFTLLMLVPIAMFGLVTWELGYAVTPISVGLVAALLVSFLAMAAVAMAIMFLTRFRTVGRFLSVIVLFGLVAFGGLIYPAGFFSPIRKEIVRAVPLHYTTIIVRSEMLKDVPLGLYADYFAILGVTALASLVVLEATIVLYRRGD; encoded by the coding sequence GTGAGCCTGCGAGCCCTGTTGCGCAAAGAACTGCGCTGGAGCAAGCACAATGTGGCTGCACTGGTCGTGCTGTTGCTGGTGTTGCCTGCGACCGCCGGGTACGCGAGCGTCACGTTTCAACACGTCATCCCCCAGGAGGCGCCTGTCGCGGTCGTGCCGGAGTCGGAGGCGACTGACGACGGGAGTCTCGAACTCGTCGATGCCGCGACCGTCACGTTCGCCCAGCCGGTCCGATACGACTCGGAGGCCGCGGCGATGGACGCGCTCCATCGCGAGGAGGTCTACGCCGTCGTCACTGTGCCGCCCGGCGTGTTGAACGACTCTCAGGAGTCACAACTGAACCTCACAGTCGAGGGGAGCATGGTCCTGTTCGACCAGCCCTCGAACGCGATGGTGAGCGTGCTCAACTACCGGTTGCAGTCGGGCGCCTCGACGTCGATCACGGTCGAGCGCCACGTGATCGGCCAGTCGCGCTCGCTGTCGGAGTATCTGATCCCGATCCTGCTGGTCGCGACGCTCACGCTGTTTGCGTTCACCTACGTCCCCTACAACCTGGCCAGCGAGTCGCGCGCGATCCAGCGTATCCGGACCGATTCCTCGCTGGAATCGCTCGTGGCGGCGAAACTGCTGTATTTCACACTGCTCATGCTCGTGCCCATCGCGATGTTCGGACTGGTCACGTGGGAGCTGGGCTATGCCGTCACGCCGATCTCGGTCGGGCTCGTCGCCGCGCTCCTGGTGTCGTTTCTCGCGATGGCGGCCGTCGCGATGGCGATCATGTTTCTGACCCGCTTCAGGACTGTCGGCCGGTTTCTCTCGGTGATCGTCCTGTTCGGGCTGGTCGCGTTCGGCGGGCTGATCTACCCGGCCGGCTTCTTCTCGCCGATCCGAAAGGAGATCGTCCGGGCCGTGCCGCTACACTACACGACGATCATCGTCCGCAGCGAGATGCTCAAGGACGTACCACTGGGGCTGTACGCGGATTACTTCGCGATACTCGGCGTGACCGCGCTCGCCTCGCTGGTCGTCCTGGAGGCCACGATCGTGCTCTATCGGAGGGGTGATTGA